A genomic segment from Polyangium mundeleinium encodes:
- a CDS encoding polyprenol monophosphomannose synthase, with protein sequence MAPRILVVTPTYNERDNLPRFVRSVLEVVPEAHVLVVDDASPDGTGAVADTLAAEDPRTTVLHRPGKLGLGTAYVDAFRRAIELGYDVVVEMDADLSHDPKYLPAFLQAIEEGADVVLGSRNVPGGGVLGWGPGRHVLSKGGSLYARTILGVPIRDLTTGFKAFTRRALLAIDIETLRSNGYSFQIETTYRALRKSLRVTEVPIVFVDRRAGHSKMSRSIFAEAVVEVWRLRFDALTGRL encoded by the coding sequence ATGGCCCCGCGGATCCTCGTCGTCACGCCGACCTACAACGAGCGTGACAACCTCCCGCGCTTCGTGCGCTCGGTGCTCGAGGTCGTCCCCGAGGCGCACGTTCTCGTCGTGGACGATGCCTCGCCCGATGGTACCGGCGCCGTCGCGGACACGCTCGCCGCCGAGGACCCTCGCACGACCGTGCTGCATCGACCGGGCAAGCTCGGGCTCGGCACGGCGTACGTGGACGCGTTTCGGCGCGCGATCGAGCTCGGCTACGACGTCGTCGTGGAGATGGACGCGGATCTCTCGCACGATCCGAAGTACCTGCCCGCGTTTCTGCAGGCGATCGAGGAGGGCGCGGACGTCGTGCTCGGCTCGCGCAACGTGCCCGGCGGCGGCGTCCTCGGCTGGGGGCCGGGGCGGCACGTGCTCTCGAAGGGAGGCTCGCTCTACGCGCGGACCATCCTCGGCGTGCCGATCCGCGACCTGACCACGGGCTTCAAAGCGTTCACGCGTCGCGCCTTGCTCGCGATCGACATCGAGACGCTGCGCTCGAACGGCTATTCGTTTCAGATCGAAACGACGTACCGCGCGCTGCGGAAAAGCCTGCGCGTGACCGAGGTGCCGATCGTGTTCGTCGATCGGCGCGCGGGCCACTCCAAGATGAGCCGCAGCATCTTCGCGGAGGCCGTCGTGGAAGTGTGGCGCCTGCGCTTCGACGCGCTCACCGGCCGGCTCTGA
- a CDS encoding PE-PGRS family protein, whose protein sequence is MTSGGITGGIGGSGNGGGTGGEGGEAGAGGAGGGSGGGSGSSSSVSSSSSGAGGAGGAGGAGGEGGMGGAGGMGGAGGGGTGGGMVDPCSMGCPAGTWDVDGNPLTGAQCGCEYQCTLVSADKDPIDDGYKDDNCDGTDGVAEQCIYVSAGAGNDASAGTRQDPMKTIAAAIQQAQSKGVPSVCLSGEIYNEAVTVVSGINIYGGFDHNNADFRFRRSEAVTTTVKAVGTVFYAPQIDQETHIEGITIEAATPQGAGESTYGVRLGGGVGQLYVRYNKMTIGKGNDGSVGANGMLHAQSSAPNGINGTNGAALNSNSGFGGAAPVCDAPGGKGGDGGQNTSAGQNGAQGFGGTQGGAGAPANGCTPFIADAGDPGGNGQNGTDSTQGAAGQGGNALGGVLDHFYRTANGTDGMAAQPAKGGGGAGGGGGGSGNGACLNEWDKGGGGGSGGCGGKGGNGGKGGMGGGGSFGVFAVAGKVIVTGNEILAGAGGKGGLGGNGAVGQLGGVGGTGGGNSDDSGPGGKGGNGGKGAAGGAGGGGGGGPSACLARTGGVTFTWTGNSCSTGAVGLGANGGTNPEGGVGGKGLDGTSGFNIQIN, encoded by the coding sequence GTGACGTCCGGAGGCATCACCGGCGGCATCGGCGGATCCGGCAACGGAGGCGGCACGGGCGGCGAAGGCGGCGAGGCCGGCGCAGGGGGCGCGGGCGGCGGCTCGGGCGGCGGCTCGGGGTCGAGTTCGAGCGTGTCGAGTTCGTCGAGCGGCGCGGGCGGCGCAGGGGGCGCAGGGGGCGCAGGTGGCGAAGGCGGGATGGGCGGCGCGGGCGGGATGGGCGGCGCGGGCGGCGGTGGAACGGGCGGCGGGATGGTCGATCCATGCTCCATGGGCTGCCCCGCGGGCACCTGGGACGTGGACGGAAACCCGCTCACGGGCGCCCAGTGCGGCTGCGAATATCAGTGCACACTGGTGAGCGCCGACAAAGATCCGATCGACGACGGATACAAGGACGACAACTGCGACGGGACGGACGGCGTCGCCGAGCAGTGCATCTACGTCTCCGCCGGCGCGGGGAACGACGCGAGCGCAGGCACGCGGCAGGACCCGATGAAGACGATCGCCGCGGCCATTCAGCAGGCGCAATCGAAGGGCGTCCCGTCGGTCTGCCTTTCGGGCGAGATTTACAACGAGGCCGTGACCGTGGTCTCGGGCATCAACATTTACGGCGGATTCGACCACAACAATGCCGATTTCCGCTTCCGGCGATCCGAGGCGGTGACGACGACGGTGAAGGCCGTGGGCACAGTGTTCTACGCGCCGCAAATCGATCAGGAGACGCACATCGAAGGAATCACGATCGAGGCCGCGACGCCGCAGGGCGCGGGCGAGAGCACGTACGGCGTGCGGCTCGGTGGCGGCGTGGGGCAGCTCTACGTGCGGTACAACAAGATGACGATCGGCAAAGGGAACGACGGCTCGGTCGGGGCCAATGGAATGCTGCACGCGCAGTCGTCGGCGCCCAATGGGATCAACGGGACCAACGGGGCGGCGCTGAACAGCAACTCCGGCTTCGGCGGCGCGGCGCCCGTCTGCGACGCCCCCGGCGGAAAGGGCGGCGACGGCGGCCAGAATACGTCGGCGGGGCAGAACGGCGCGCAAGGCTTCGGCGGCACGCAGGGCGGAGCGGGAGCGCCGGCGAACGGCTGCACGCCGTTCATCGCCGACGCGGGGGATCCGGGCGGGAATGGGCAAAACGGCACAGACTCGACGCAAGGCGCGGCCGGTCAGGGCGGCAATGCGCTCGGCGGCGTGCTCGACCACTTCTATCGGACCGCCAATGGCACCGATGGAATGGCTGCGCAGCCAGCCAAGGGCGGCGGCGGCGCCGGCGGCGGCGGTGGCGGCAGCGGCAACGGGGCCTGCTTGAACGAATGGGACAAGGGCGGCGGCGGCGGCAGCGGCGGCTGCGGCGGCAAGGGCGGCAATGGCGGCAAGGGCGGCATGGGTGGCGGCGGGAGCTTCGGTGTGTTCGCCGTGGCCGGCAAGGTCATCGTGACGGGCAACGAGATCCTGGCCGGCGCCGGCGGCAAGGGCGGGCTCGGCGGTAATGGCGCGGTGGGCCAACTCGGCGGCGTCGGCGGGACCGGCGGCGGCAACAGCGACGACAGCGGTCCCGGTGGCAAGGGCGGCAACGGCGGCAAGGGCGCGGCCGGCGGCGCCGGCGGCGGCGGCGGCGGCGGCCCAAGCGCGTGCCTCGCCCGCACGGGCGGCGTGACGTTCACGTGGACCGGCAATAGCTGCTCGACCGGCGCGGTCGGTCTCGGCGCGAACGGCGGGACGAACCCCGAGGGCGGCGTCGGCGGCAAGGGCCTCGACGGCACCTCCGGGTTCAACATCCAGATCAACTGA
- a CDS encoding DUF2169 family type VI secretion system accessory protein, whose protein sequence is MEVVTVCPFRVASLLWQPRRGGWVLTVVCKATYDLAPVQSRLAANQDDPNEDDNHWNDDPARSVYSPSDLVPFKVRADVVLVGNAFASRGEASRSILTRLVVGGIDKSIEAFGERVYGPDGAVRETSRVTKVPLRYERATGGPDTLNPVGIRPDAQPDAYGVSPVPNLQPPGLLVQSRADVIPPIGYGPIAPTWPGRLEALGAYASSFSQQIVREQPVPDDIDPAYFDCAPRDQQLDELRDNERIVLENLHPQHPRLVTSLPGLHPRAFLVRPGGNPQDLTMKCDTLWIDTDRAQCTLTWRAQIGLDRPHGLGRVVVAMEEPGQRLTWADVERLLVASGQAGEPLPEAPAEAPALSTPPPSKPHRPATVPFLRPDVAGDIPAKPPSPSPAVSALSQMSAPRAENASPQPRVAPTASGLPFIAAKNVAPAGSAPQPPADRPPPGDAAPPWLSAARKSSSPSVPSPAVPNATPFAPAAAQPQPPPATPFAPPAAQPSAPPPPPLPARVPQAPPSPSPSPLDSPWANPSARAGGGENIPAPTVGSMAAGLSPPSPIAPTATAMAAAGLAGAAAVAAFSSASQAAPPPPVAVANAATVGAAAASNAAAAAAQWSTPNDGSSSPSPAVSPRPYTHRGPSRDVVDLIWYDPKAAPKMREHPSWKLLLDKKPEPRDLDFDDEPPPEEPPDVRDRKDVFAVLTRGATTDAEGIQEAIGDAVADDGTFTPPLVLVSAELTFPFDELETLKATVTAVSPLIAGDKKLKETVDTVNELLKTPWLSSSSGVAERLTQQVKDAFAQGNRMLPPSYLDSHTERMLLEQRHYQKRTVFGEPWIRSVLVPAGSQSLMPAYLPESLTKKLPMFQRFKARIVAEAHMQQDEYENHPAALKVVALGRVVSLQRRGFMR, encoded by the coding sequence ATGGAGGTCGTCACGGTTTGTCCCTTCCGGGTCGCGTCGCTGCTCTGGCAGCCACGACGCGGCGGGTGGGTCCTCACGGTCGTCTGCAAGGCCACGTACGACCTCGCGCCCGTCCAGTCGCGCCTCGCCGCGAACCAGGACGATCCGAACGAGGACGACAACCACTGGAACGACGATCCCGCGCGCAGCGTGTACTCGCCGAGTGATCTCGTTCCGTTCAAGGTGCGCGCCGACGTGGTGCTCGTGGGCAACGCGTTCGCCTCGCGCGGCGAAGCGTCCCGGTCGATCCTCACGCGCCTCGTCGTCGGCGGGATCGACAAATCGATCGAGGCGTTCGGCGAGCGCGTGTACGGCCCGGACGGCGCCGTGCGCGAAACGAGCCGCGTGACGAAGGTGCCGCTGCGCTACGAGCGCGCGACCGGTGGTCCGGACACGCTGAACCCGGTGGGCATCCGGCCCGACGCGCAGCCGGACGCGTACGGCGTCTCCCCCGTGCCGAACTTGCAGCCGCCGGGGCTGCTCGTGCAGAGCCGCGCGGACGTGATCCCCCCGATCGGGTATGGCCCGATCGCGCCGACGTGGCCGGGCCGGCTGGAAGCGCTCGGCGCGTACGCGTCGTCGTTCTCGCAGCAGATCGTCCGCGAGCAGCCGGTGCCCGACGACATCGATCCCGCGTACTTCGACTGCGCCCCGCGCGATCAGCAGCTCGACGAGCTGCGCGACAACGAGCGCATCGTGCTCGAGAACCTGCACCCGCAGCACCCGCGGCTCGTGACGAGCTTGCCGGGGCTGCATCCGCGCGCCTTCTTGGTCCGGCCGGGCGGAAACCCGCAGGACCTCACGATGAAGTGCGACACGCTCTGGATCGACACGGACCGGGCGCAATGCACGCTGACGTGGCGCGCGCAGATCGGGCTCGACAGGCCGCACGGGCTCGGCCGCGTCGTGGTCGCGATGGAGGAGCCGGGCCAGCGGCTCACGTGGGCCGACGTCGAGCGTCTCCTCGTCGCGAGCGGGCAAGCGGGCGAGCCGCTCCCGGAGGCCCCGGCCGAAGCCCCCGCGCTGTCCACGCCGCCCCCGAGCAAGCCGCATCGGCCCGCGACCGTGCCGTTCCTGCGGCCCGACGTGGCCGGCGATATCCCGGCCAAACCGCCGTCGCCCTCGCCTGCGGTCTCCGCGCTGAGCCAGATGAGCGCGCCGCGCGCGGAAAACGCGTCGCCGCAGCCCCGCGTCGCGCCCACGGCGAGCGGCCTGCCGTTCATCGCGGCGAAGAACGTGGCGCCCGCCGGGAGCGCGCCGCAGCCGCCGGCCGATCGTCCGCCGCCTGGAGATGCCGCGCCGCCGTGGCTCTCGGCCGCGCGCAAATCGTCGTCCCCCAGCGTCCCCTCGCCGGCCGTGCCCAACGCGACGCCGTTCGCGCCCGCGGCCGCGCAACCCCAGCCGCCGCCCGCGACGCCGTTCGCGCCTCCCGCCGCGCAACCCTCCGCGCCGCCGCCTCCACCGCTGCCCGCGCGTGTCCCGCAGGCCCCGCCCTCGCCGAGCCCCTCGCCGCTCGACAGCCCGTGGGCAAACCCGTCCGCGCGCGCCGGCGGGGGCGAGAACATCCCCGCGCCGACCGTGGGCAGCATGGCCGCGGGTTTGTCCCCGCCGAGCCCGATCGCCCCCACGGCGACCGCGATGGCCGCCGCGGGCCTCGCCGGCGCGGCCGCCGTCGCCGCGTTCTCCAGCGCCTCGCAAGCCGCGCCCCCGCCGCCCGTCGCCGTCGCGAACGCCGCGACCGTCGGCGCTGCCGCAGCCTCGAACGCAGCCGCCGCCGCGGCCCAATGGTCGACACCGAACGACGGTTCGTCCTCGCCCTCGCCTGCCGTCTCGCCGCGGCCGTACACCCACCGCGGCCCCTCGCGCGACGTCGTCGACCTCATCTGGTACGACCCGAAAGCCGCGCCGAAGATGCGCGAGCACCCGAGCTGGAAGCTCCTGCTCGACAAGAAGCCCGAGCCACGCGACCTCGACTTCGACGACGAGCCGCCGCCCGAGGAGCCGCCCGACGTGCGGGATCGCAAGGACGTCTTCGCCGTGCTCACGCGCGGCGCGACCACCGACGCCGAGGGCATCCAGGAGGCCATCGGCGATGCGGTCGCCGACGACGGCACCTTCACCCCGCCGCTCGTGCTCGTCTCGGCCGAGCTCACGTTCCCCTTCGACGAGCTCGAAACGCTGAAGGCCACGGTCACGGCGGTCTCGCCGCTCATCGCGGGCGACAAGAAGCTCAAGGAGACCGTGGACACGGTGAACGAGCTGCTCAAGACGCCGTGGCTGTCGAGCTCGAGCGGCGTCGCCGAGCGGCTCACGCAGCAGGTGAAGGACGCCTTCGCGCAGGGCAACCGCATGCTGCCGCCGAGTTACCTCGACTCGCACACCGAGCGGATGCTGCTCGAACAGCGGCACTACCAGAAACGCACGGTCTTCGGCGAGCCCTGGATCCGCAGCGTCCTCGTGCCCGCGGGCTCGCAGTCGCTGATGCCCGCGTACCTGCCCGAGAGCCTCACGAAGAAGCTACCGATGTTCCAGCGCTTCAAGGCGCGCATCGTCGCCGAGGCGCACATGCAGCAGGACGAGTACGAGAACCATCCGGCCGCGCTCAAGGTCGTCGCCCTCGGACGCGTCGTCAGCCTGCAACGACGCGGCTTCATGCGCTGA
- a CDS encoding peptidase MA family metallohydrolase encodes MRAGSRALVLVSVASCLVAADAFAAPSRPHDAPAVTDPRADVPARPTGYLELQEAGLTFAYHPSAHERVRAAIPAVLRARKAMSELLGREVLGAVEIRVAAVPEEVRSLGPMEDVPGYAPALAFSKQRLVVTSLGSHRSLEPTDLAVALPHALAHVALDETLDHKPAPLWLHEGFAAHVAGEASAIRAQALLLATLQRRLHGVAALEGGLPADAPETSLAYAQAADLARFLTDKPRRAAFVGALDRARSGEPFEQALAAAHEAPLAQIELKWREDLARRYGFLPVFLAGIGVWALCVLVLFVRRVFERRRAGTTTPAPRKEPRPLTMEPPSRPPPRPRPAPAPLFIERIDSIEDAREDLGKTFPPEAEVPKVEHDGDWHTLH; translated from the coding sequence GTGAGAGCGGGGTCGCGGGCGCTCGTCCTCGTGTCGGTCGCGTCGTGCCTCGTCGCCGCGGACGCGTTCGCCGCGCCCTCGCGCCCGCATGATGCGCCGGCCGTGACGGATCCACGCGCCGACGTGCCCGCGCGTCCCACGGGATACCTGGAGCTTCAGGAGGCAGGCCTCACGTTCGCGTATCACCCCTCCGCGCACGAGCGCGTGCGCGCCGCGATCCCCGCGGTGCTCCGGGCACGAAAGGCCATGAGCGAGCTGCTCGGCCGGGAGGTCCTCGGCGCGGTGGAAATCCGCGTGGCCGCGGTGCCCGAGGAGGTGCGCTCGCTCGGCCCGATGGAGGACGTGCCCGGGTATGCGCCGGCGCTCGCGTTCTCGAAGCAGCGGCTCGTCGTGACGAGCCTCGGCTCGCATCGATCGCTGGAGCCGACGGATCTCGCCGTGGCCCTGCCCCACGCGCTCGCGCACGTGGCGCTCGACGAAACGCTCGACCACAAGCCCGCGCCGCTCTGGCTGCACGAGGGGTTCGCCGCGCACGTGGCGGGCGAGGCGTCGGCGATCCGCGCGCAGGCGCTCCTGCTCGCCACGCTGCAAAGGCGCCTGCACGGGGTCGCGGCGCTCGAAGGTGGCCTGCCGGCCGACGCGCCGGAGACCTCGCTCGCGTATGCGCAGGCCGCGGACCTCGCGCGGTTCCTCACGGACAAACCTCGCCGGGCGGCGTTCGTGGGGGCGCTCGATCGGGCCCGCAGCGGCGAACCGTTCGAGCAGGCGCTCGCGGCCGCGCACGAGGCGCCGCTCGCGCAGATCGAGCTCAAGTGGCGGGAGGATCTCGCGCGACGGTACGGGTTTTTGCCGGTGTTCCTCGCGGGGATCGGGGTCTGGGCGCTCTGCGTGCTGGTCCTCTTCGTGCGGCGCGTGTTCGAGCGTCGGCGCGCGGGGACGACGACGCCCGCGCCGCGCAAGGAGCCGCGGCCGCTCACGATGGAACCCCCGAGCCGCCCGCCCCCGCGCCCGCGGCCTGCGCCCGCGCCGCTGTTCATCGAGCGCATCGACAGCATCGAGGACGCGCGCGAGGACCTCGGCAAAACGTTCCCGCCGGAGGCCGAGGTGCCCAAGGTGGAGCACGACGGCGACTGGCACACGCTGCATTAA
- a CDS encoding vWA domain-containing protein — translation MNRIHATLLVLSACALGVACAPDSNLPPSGNPGGAGAGNTGGSGGTGGMGTGGDIFVGSGGSSSSSGVVDPGCGLLTEQGKSVPLSLYIAFDKSSSMVGTKWNSAEAGLAAFVNDPNSAGTSVALNFFPLPAESTCDQMLYKPPVVPFGALPANAEPIIQAIAAEDPNGFKTPIYPALGGALLACADALQQKPGTGCAVLLVTDGQPAGPAPVCSGVNPEDPQVIANLAATGLSQFKVRTFVIGLPGVTQDTVNLIAASGGTDSAILVGSVNVQVEFQNALAKARGKALPCDYEIPTKVSGGEVDPGFVNVLFTPSSGGEPETILQDKDCTNGLGWYYDNPVVPSKISFCPATCDAVRKDFGAKVQIALGCKTEVAK, via the coding sequence ATGAACCGTATCCACGCCACTTTGCTTGTTCTATCGGCATGCGCCCTCGGCGTTGCCTGTGCGCCCGACTCGAACCTGCCGCCCTCGGGCAATCCCGGCGGCGCCGGCGCCGGGAACACGGGCGGCTCGGGTGGCACGGGCGGCATGGGCACGGGCGGGGATATCTTCGTCGGCAGCGGCGGCAGCAGCAGTTCGAGCGGCGTCGTGGATCCGGGCTGCGGCCTGCTCACCGAGCAAGGAAAGTCCGTGCCGCTCTCGCTCTACATCGCGTTCGACAAGTCGAGCTCGATGGTCGGAACGAAGTGGAACAGCGCCGAGGCGGGGCTCGCGGCGTTCGTCAACGATCCGAACTCGGCGGGCACCTCCGTCGCGCTCAATTTCTTCCCCCTGCCGGCCGAGTCCACCTGTGATCAGATGCTCTACAAGCCGCCCGTCGTGCCCTTCGGCGCGCTGCCGGCGAACGCCGAGCCGATCATTCAGGCCATCGCCGCCGAGGACCCGAACGGCTTCAAGACCCCGATCTACCCGGCGCTCGGCGGCGCCCTCCTCGCCTGCGCCGACGCATTGCAGCAAAAGCCGGGGACGGGCTGCGCCGTGTTGCTCGTCACGGACGGGCAGCCGGCCGGGCCCGCGCCCGTGTGCAGCGGCGTCAATCCGGAGGACCCGCAGGTCATCGCGAACCTCGCGGCGACGGGCCTCTCGCAATTCAAGGTCCGCACGTTCGTGATTGGCCTCCCGGGCGTCACGCAGGACACGGTGAACCTCATCGCGGCGTCGGGCGGCACCGATTCGGCGATCCTCGTCGGCAGCGTGAACGTCCAGGTCGAGTTCCAGAATGCGCTCGCGAAGGCCCGCGGCAAAGCCTTGCCCTGCGATTACGAGATTCCGACGAAGGTCTCGGGCGGCGAGGTCGATCCGGGCTTCGTGAACGTGCTCTTCACGCCGTCGAGCGGCGGCGAGCCGGAGACGATCCTCCAGGACAAGGATTGCACGAACGGCCTCGGCTGGTATTACGACAATCCCGTCGTCCCCTCGAAGATTTCGTTCTGCCCGGCCACTTGCGACGCCGTCCGCAAGGATTTCGGCGCGAAGGTGCAGATCGCCCTCGGCTGCAAGACCGAGGTGGCCAAGTAA
- a CDS encoding HAD-IG family 5'-nucleotidase, whose amino-acid sequence MSYFDGLPGKPPRERGIFCNRTMNMRSIKAIGYDMDYTLIHYQVEEWERLAYEHLRTRLLAHGYPVEDLRFDPELVIRGLIIDTELGNLLKVNRFGYVKRAMHGTSLLDFEPMRSAYARTIIDLAEPRFVFLNTLFSLSEACMYAQLVDLADAGKMPAGTGYEQLYRLVKSGLDEAHMEGRLKAEIIADPDRFVVLDPEAPLALLDQQRAGKKLLLITNSEWGYTDAMMRYAFERFLPNGMRWRDLFDVVIVQARKPDFFMQKSPLFEVVSEDGLLRPWIGPLKEGGSYLGGDATQVERSLGISGDEILYVGDHIWGDVRVSKSVLRWRTALILWELEEEVRAAYASRVDEARLGALMEEKEALELASCQLRLLAQRHREEYGLPEEAPSCDEVLARLGALKAALAELDDRIAPLAKAAAEVSNSRWGLLLRTGNDKSHLARQIERSADIYTSRVSNFLRYTPYSYFRSRRGSLPHDPSGEAPSPNPGP is encoded by the coding sequence ATGTCGTATTTCGACGGTCTGCCGGGCAAGCCGCCGCGCGAGCGGGGCATCTTTTGCAACCGGACCATGAACATGCGGTCGATCAAGGCGATCGGCTACGACATGGACTACACGCTCATCCATTATCAGGTGGAGGAGTGGGAGCGCCTGGCGTACGAGCATCTGCGGACGCGGCTGCTCGCGCATGGGTATCCGGTGGAGGATCTCCGCTTCGATCCGGAGCTCGTGATCCGGGGGCTCATCATCGACACGGAGCTCGGCAACCTGCTCAAGGTGAACCGCTTCGGCTACGTGAAGCGCGCGATGCACGGGACATCGCTGCTCGATTTCGAGCCGATGCGCTCGGCGTACGCGCGGACGATCATCGACCTCGCCGAGCCGCGGTTCGTCTTTCTGAACACGCTCTTCTCGCTCTCCGAGGCGTGCATGTACGCCCAGCTCGTCGACCTCGCGGACGCGGGAAAGATGCCGGCGGGGACAGGCTACGAGCAGCTCTATCGGCTCGTGAAGAGCGGCCTCGACGAGGCGCACATGGAGGGCCGCCTGAAGGCCGAGATCATCGCGGATCCGGACCGGTTCGTGGTGCTCGACCCGGAGGCGCCGCTCGCGCTGCTCGACCAGCAGCGGGCCGGAAAAAAGCTCCTGCTCATCACGAACTCGGAGTGGGGATACACGGATGCGATGATGCGTTACGCATTCGAAAGATTCCTGCCGAACGGGATGCGGTGGCGGGATCTCTTCGACGTGGTGATCGTGCAGGCGCGGAAGCCCGATTTCTTCATGCAGAAATCGCCGCTCTTCGAGGTCGTGAGCGAGGACGGGCTGCTCCGGCCGTGGATCGGGCCGCTCAAAGAAGGCGGCTCGTACCTCGGCGGGGACGCGACGCAGGTGGAGCGCTCGCTCGGGATTTCGGGGGACGAGATCCTGTACGTGGGGGACCACATCTGGGGCGACGTGCGGGTGTCGAAGAGCGTGCTGCGCTGGCGGACGGCGCTCATTCTGTGGGAGCTCGAAGAAGAGGTGCGGGCGGCCTATGCGTCCCGCGTGGACGAGGCGCGGCTCGGCGCGTTGATGGAGGAAAAAGAGGCGCTCGAGCTCGCCTCCTGCCAGCTCCGGCTGCTCGCCCAGCGGCACAGGGAAGAATATGGTTTGCCCGAGGAAGCGCCGTCGTGCGACGAGGTCCTCGCGCGGCTCGGCGCGCTGAAGGCGGCGCTCGCGGAGCTCGACGATCGAATCGCCCCGCTCGCGAAGGCAGCGGCCGAGGTCTCGAACTCGCGCTGGGGCCTGCTCCTGCGCACAGGCAACGACAAGAGCCACCTGGCGCGGCAGATCGAGCGCTCGGCCGACATTTATACGTCGCGCGTCTCGAATTTCCTGCGCTACACGCCCTATTCGTATTTCCGCTCCCGCCGCGGGAGCCTGCCCCACGATCCCTCCGGAGAAGCGCCGAGCCCGAACCCGGGGCCTTGA